From a single Syngnathus scovelli strain Florida chromosome 2, RoL_Ssco_1.2, whole genome shotgun sequence genomic region:
- the kdm5bb gene encoding lysine-specific demethylase 5B-B isoform X2, whose protein sequence is MMSQPRPGEFKPPPECPVFEPSWEEFADPYAFINKIRPIAEKTGICKVRPPQGWHPPFACDVDRLHFVPRIQRLNELEAQTRVKLNFLDQIAKFWDLQGCSLKIPHVERKILDLYQLNKLVAEEGGFDIVCRDRRWTKIAMQMGFAPGKAVGSHLRGHYEKTLYPYNLFQSGANLLCVQKPVHPEESAESMAQVDTKEHKLPEPLQRQPIQTPNSCPNARRGKRMKYESVCVKTEPGEPGENRPNLRRRMGSFVAKPEPEKEIPIQVKLEPVEIKEPVIEEDKFKQRYKKYLPPLPPNPVDLVVCLVCGSGGDEDRLLLCDGCDDSYHTFCLIPPLTDVPRGDWRCPKCLAQECSKPHEAFGFEQAYRDYSLRAFGQMADAFKSDYFNMPVHMVPTELVEKEFWRLVGAIEEDVTVEYGADIASKEFGSGFPIPNGKFKVSPADEKYLKCGWNLNNMAMMNPSVLTHVTADICGMTLPWLYVGMCFSSFCWHIEDHWSYSINYLHWGEPKTWYGAPGFAAEQLEDVMKKLAPELFESQPDLLHQLVTIMNPNTLMAHGVPIYRTNQCAGEFVVTFPRAYHSGFNQGFNFAEAVNFCTVDWMSLGRQCVNHYRTLHRYNVFSHDEMVCNMAAKAETLDVVLASAVHKDMAVMIMEEQELREKVSKMGLVQWQEAKYDHLQDDERQCAKCRTTCYLSAITCPCSPGVLVCLHHITDLCSCPVTNYTLNYRYTLEELLPMMNASKQRAEQYDAWASRVSETLEAKLEKKKGLPVFRTLLAESESEGFPENDLLRRLRMVTQDAERCSSVAQQLLNGKRQTRYQCGVGKSRSQLTVEELSSFVRQLYNLSCSLTQAPLLKELLNRIEDFQQHSEKVLADDAPSVAEIQSLLNVSFDFDVDLPELPRLRERLEQARWLEGVEQASVQPASLTLETMRRLIDQGVGLAPHSSVEKAMAQLQELLTVSEHWEDKASSLLKARPPHSIETLSAAAEEVSGISSHLPNCLLLKDTIRKALEWLQEAEELQANDRVLMLDDLSDMVLRGQAIQVHLEPLDRLETLMAEVQEWKESAASIFLQKDSARTLLEALCPRCEVGNEDSPKRKAKKGKESSKSNKKKTLRLNTVSDVEKALSEAKDSASVNATLEALRVREMEAFCHLRVANESKLLPTADCTDLKVCVCQKALMGAMLQCELCRDAFHSVCVRDQSDLSETPPWLCPQCQRSRKPPLNKVQPLLASLRRIRVRLPEGDALHHLVERTVNWQHRAQQILQSCHLTELENGAQTPPILTRCASDPSDTYTNSQAPFLTPEWNKTNHAQTVFYTEQRCIPLQGLNQDLEELMVEGLLLQVSLPEVQTLHHVLLDRATSQHTVSPARDDTSKHVPFHSQGKKLNQDTNGRDSLMVPEKKAKRHLAVNGERRARDRKHSHKRQKMNQKELQRRPTSNSSSPRSDISQSDESDEDMAVCPAERCQLPEGNEVDWVQCDGSCNQWFHQVCVGVTTEMAEKEDYICVQCTLSNSCMTE, encoded by the exons ATGATGAGCCAGCCGCGACCGGGCGAGTTCAAGCCGCCTCCGGAGTGCCCGGTGTTCGAGCCCAGTTGGGAAGAATTTGCAGACCCATACGCTTTCATCAATAAGATCCGTCCCATCGCCGAGAAAACGGGCATCTGCAAAGTCCGTCCGCCTCAG GGTTGGCACCCTCCATTTGCTTGCGATGTTGACAGACTTCATTTTGTTCCTCGGATCCAGAGGCTCAATGAACTGGAG GCTCAGACAAGAGTtaaactcaactttttggaccaGATTGCCAAATTCTGGGATTTGCAGGGATGTTCCCTAAAGATTCCCCACGTGGAGAGGAAGATTTTGGATTTGTACCAGCTAAACAAG TTAGTAGCAGAGGAAGGCGGCTTCGACATTGTCTGTCGGGACAGACGTTGGACCAAGATTGCCATGCAGATGGGCTTTGCCCCTGGGAAAGCTGTTGGCTCACACTTGCGAGGGCATTATGAGAAAACACTCTACCCCTACAATCTCTTTCAAAGTGGCGCAAATCTGTTG TGTGTTCAAAAGCCTGTCCATCCCGAGGAAAGTGCCGAGAGTATGGCACAGGTTGACACCAAAGAGCACAAACTGCCCGAGCCACTTCAAAGGCAGCCCATCCAGACGCCCAATTCTTGCCCTAATGCTCGAAGAGGAAAACGCATGAAGtatgag TCTGTATGTGTGAAGACTGAACCAGGCGAGCCAGGCGAGAATCGTCCGAACTTGAGGAGGAGGATGGGCTCTTTTGTTGCCAAGCCGGAACCAG AAAAGGAGATTCCCATTCAAGTAAAACTGGAACCAGTTGAAATCAAGGAACCAGTTATTGAGGAGGACAAATTCAAGCAACGCTACAAAAAATACCTCCCACCTCTTCCTCCGAATCCA GTGGATCTGGTGGTGTGTCTGGTTTGTGGCAGTGGGGGAGACGAAGACCGCTTGTTACTATGTGACGGTTGTGACGACAGCTACCATACTTTTTGCCTCATCCCCCCTCTGACCGACGTCCCCAGAGGAGATTGGAGGTGCCCCAAGTGTCTGGCTCAG GAATGTAGCAAGCCTCATGAAGCGTTTGGCTTTGAGCAAGCTTACAGGGACTACTCCCTACGGGCTTTTGGGCAAATGGCAGATGCATTCAAATCCGATTATTTTAACATGCCAGTTCAT ATGGTACCTACAGAGTTAGTGGAGAAAGAATTCTGGCGCTTGGTGGGAGCCATCGAGGAGGACGTTACTGTCGAATATGGAGCTGATATTGCGTCAAAGGAGTTTGGGAGCGGATTCCCCATTCCCAATGGGAAATTTAAGGTTTCTCCTGCTGATGAG AAATACCTCAAGTGTGGGTGGAACCTCAACAACATGGCAATGATGAATCCATCCGTCCTCACACACGTGACAGCGGACATCTGTGGAATGACATTGCCGTGGCTTTACGTTGGCATGTGCTTCTCCTCCTTTTGTTGGCACATTGAGGACCACTGGAGCTACTCCATCAACTACCTCCactg GGGGGAGCCCAAAACCTGGTACGGAGCGCCCGGGTTTGCTGCAGAGCAGTTAGAAGACGTGATGAAGAAACTAGCCCCAGAACTGTTTGAGTCTCAGCCTGACCTCTTGCACCAGCTGGTCACCATCATGAATCCTAATACCCTGATGGCCCACGGTGTCCCG ATTTATAGAACGAATCAGTGCGCTGGAGAATTTGTCGTCACGTTTCCCAGAGCCTACCATAGTGGCTTCAATCAAGGCTTCAACTTTGCCGAGGCAGTCAACTTCTGCACGGTTGATTGG ATGTCTCTCGGTAGGCAATGTGTCAATCACTATCGCACGCTACACCGGTACAATGTCTTCTCCCACGACGAGATGGTGTGCAACATGGCAGCAAAAGCAGAGACCCTCGATGTGGTTCTAGCATCTGCTGTCCATAAAGACATGGCCGTCATGATCATGGAAGAGCAGGAATTAAGGGAAAAAGTGTCAAAAATG GGCTTAGTGCAGTGGCAGGAGGCAAAATACGATCATCTGCAGGATGACGAGCGACAGTGCGCCAAGTGCCGGACCACCTGTTACCTGTCTGCCATCACCTGTCCCTGTAGCCCAGGAGTACTGGTCTGTCTGCATCACATCACTGACCTGTGCTCCTGCCCGGTTACCAACTACACACTGAA TTACAGATACACACTGGAGGAACTGCTGCCCATGATGAATGCCTCGAAGCAGCGTGCCGAACAGTATGATGCGTGGGCCTCTCGTGTGTCAGAGACTCTGGAAGCTAAACTGGAAAAGAAGAAAG GCTTGCCAGTTTTTCGCACTCTCCTTGCTGAATCTGAGTCTGAAGGCTTCCCTGAAAACGACCTTCTGCGTCGGTTGCGTATGGTCACCCAAGATGCAGAGAGGTGCTCCTCAGTGGCACAGCAGCTGTTGAATGGGAAAAGGCAGACCAG GTATCAATGTGGCGTCGGGAAATCCCGCAGCCAGTTGACCGTGGAGGAGCTTAGTTCGTTTGTGAGGCAGCTGTATAACCTCTCCTGCAGCCTCACTCAAGCCCCCTTGTTGAAG GAACTCTTGAATCGCATTGAAGACTTCCAGCAGCATAGTGAGAAGGTCCTGGCCGATGATGCTCCCAGCGTGGCTGAGATCCAGAGCCTGTTAAATGTCAGCTTTGACTTTGACGTGGACCTGCCTGAGCTGCCGCGCTTGAGGGAGCGACTAGAACAGGCCCGCTGGCTGGAGGGAGTGGAGCAAGCCAGCGTCCAGCCCGCAAGCCTGACTTTGGAAACCATGCGAAGACTCATCGACCAAGGCGTGGGCTTGGCACCTCACTCGTCCGTGGAGAAAGCCATGGCACAGCTTCAGGAGCTTTTGACGGTGTCGGAGCACTGGGAGGACAAGGCGAGCAGTCTTCTGAAAGCCAG ACCACCTCACTCCATTGAGACCCTGAGTGCTGCAGCCGAGGAGGTTTCTGGCATCTCCTCTCACCTCCCTAACTGCCTCcttctgaaagacaccatccgaaAAGCTCTAGAGTGGCTTCAGGAAGCCGAGGAGCTTCAG GCTAATGACCGCGTACTTATGTTGGACGACCTATCTGACATGGTGCTACGAGGCCAAGCCATTCAAGTCCATCTGGAGCCCTTAGACAGACTTGAGACTTTAATGGCAGAAGTACAAGAGTGGAAAGAATCTGCTGCTTCCATTTTCCTTCAAAAAGACTCAGCCCGTACCCTGCTTGAG GCTTTGTGTCCAAGATGTGAGGTTGGAAATGAAGATTCTCCCAAGAGGAAGGCCAAAAAAGGGAAGGAATCATCGAAGAGTAACAAGAAGAAAACTCTCAGGCTCAACACTGTCAGTGATGTGGAGAAAGCGCTTTCAGAGGCCAAAGATTCTGCCTCTGTC AATGCGACTCTGGAGGCGCTGCGGGTCAGGGAGATGGAGGCCTTCTGTCATCTGAGAGTAGCAAACGAGTCAAAGCTCCTCCCCACTGCCGACTGCACCGACTTGAAAGTGTGCGTCTGTCAGAAGGCGCTGATGGGAGCGATGCTGCAGTGTGAACTCTGCAGGGACGCGTTCCACAGCGTTTGTGTCAGGGACCAATCAGATCTCAGCGAGACACCGCCGTGGCTGTGTCCCCAGTGCCAGAGATCCAGAAAACCGCCACTGAACAAAGTTCAGCCTCTGCTCGCATCCCTGAGGCGAATCAGGGTTCGACTGCCCGAGGGGGACGCACTGCACCACCTGGTTGAGAGGACAGTTAACTGGCAACATCGCGCACAGCAGATTCTACAGTCTTGCCATTTGACAGAACTGGAAAATGGAGCCCAAACGCCCCCAATTCTGACCCGTTGTGCATCAGACCCCTCCGACACTTACACTAACTCTCAG GCCCCGTTTTTAACCCCAGAGTGGAACAAGACAAATCATGCTCAGACTGTGTTTTATACCGAGCAGAGATGCATTCCGCTGCAAG GCTTGAATCAGGATCTGGAGGAGCTGATGGTGGAAGGTCTCCTCCTGCAGGTATCACTGCCAGAAGTCCAGACCCTACACCATGTTTTATTGGACAGAGCCACGAGCCAGCACACAGTGTCTCCAGCACGGGACGACACCAGCAAACATGTTCCGTTTCACTCTCAGGGAAAAAAACTTAACCAG GATACTAATGGGAGGGACTCTCTAATGGTGCCAGAGAAGAAAGCAAAAAGGCATTTGGCTGTAAACGGAGAGCGCAGAGCAAGGGACAGAAAGCATTCTCACAAAAGacagaagatgaaccaaaaGGAATTACAGCGCAGGCCAACCTCCAACTCGTCCTCACCGCGTTCCGATATCTCACAGTCTGACGAGTCTGATGAGGACATGGCCGTGTGCCCCGCCGAGAGATGCCAGCTTCCTGAGGGAAATGAG GTGGACTGGGTCCAGTGCGACGGCAGCTGCAACCAGTGGTTTCACCAAGTATGCGTTGGTGTTACGACTGAAATGGCGGAGAAGGAGGACTACATTTGTGTCCAATGCACACTGAGCAACTCGTGCATGACAGAATAA
- the kdm5bb gene encoding lysine-specific demethylase 5B-B isoform X1, which produces MMSQPRPGEFKPPPECPVFEPSWEEFADPYAFINKIRPIAEKTGICKVRPPQGWHPPFACDVDRLHFVPRIQRLNELEAQTRVKLNFLDQIAKFWDLQGCSLKIPHVERKILDLYQLNKLVAEEGGFDIVCRDRRWTKIAMQMGFAPGKAVGSHLRGHYEKTLYPYNLFQSGANLLTPEAASKLMRLEADPELEKCVQKPVHPEESAESMAQVDTKEHKLPEPLQRQPIQTPNSCPNARRGKRMKYESVCVKTEPGEPGENRPNLRRRMGSFVAKPEPEKEIPIQVKLEPVEIKEPVIEEDKFKQRYKKYLPPLPPNPVDLVVCLVCGSGGDEDRLLLCDGCDDSYHTFCLIPPLTDVPRGDWRCPKCLAQECSKPHEAFGFEQAYRDYSLRAFGQMADAFKSDYFNMPVHMVPTELVEKEFWRLVGAIEEDVTVEYGADIASKEFGSGFPIPNGKFKVSPADEKYLKCGWNLNNMAMMNPSVLTHVTADICGMTLPWLYVGMCFSSFCWHIEDHWSYSINYLHWGEPKTWYGAPGFAAEQLEDVMKKLAPELFESQPDLLHQLVTIMNPNTLMAHGVPIYRTNQCAGEFVVTFPRAYHSGFNQGFNFAEAVNFCTVDWMSLGRQCVNHYRTLHRYNVFSHDEMVCNMAAKAETLDVVLASAVHKDMAVMIMEEQELREKVSKMGLVQWQEAKYDHLQDDERQCAKCRTTCYLSAITCPCSPGVLVCLHHITDLCSCPVTNYTLNYRYTLEELLPMMNASKQRAEQYDAWASRVSETLEAKLEKKKGLPVFRTLLAESESEGFPENDLLRRLRMVTQDAERCSSVAQQLLNGKRQTRYQCGVGKSRSQLTVEELSSFVRQLYNLSCSLTQAPLLKELLNRIEDFQQHSEKVLADDAPSVAEIQSLLNVSFDFDVDLPELPRLRERLEQARWLEGVEQASVQPASLTLETMRRLIDQGVGLAPHSSVEKAMAQLQELLTVSEHWEDKASSLLKARPPHSIETLSAAAEEVSGISSHLPNCLLLKDTIRKALEWLQEAEELQANDRVLMLDDLSDMVLRGQAIQVHLEPLDRLETLMAEVQEWKESAASIFLQKDSARTLLEALCPRCEVGNEDSPKRKAKKGKESSKSNKKKTLRLNTVSDVEKALSEAKDSASVNATLEALRVREMEAFCHLRVANESKLLPTADCTDLKVCVCQKALMGAMLQCELCRDAFHSVCVRDQSDLSETPPWLCPQCQRSRKPPLNKVQPLLASLRRIRVRLPEGDALHHLVERTVNWQHRAQQILQSCHLTELENGAQTPPILTRCASDPSDTYTNSQAPFLTPEWNKTNHAQTVFYTEQRCIPLQGLNQDLEELMVEGLLLQVSLPEVQTLHHVLLDRATSQHTVSPARDDTSKHVPFHSQGKKLNQDTNGRDSLMVPEKKAKRHLAVNGERRARDRKHSHKRQKMNQKELQRRPTSNSSSPRSDISQSDESDEDMAVCPAERCQLPEGNEVDWVQCDGSCNQWFHQVCVGVTTEMAEKEDYICVQCTLSNSCMTE; this is translated from the exons ATGATGAGCCAGCCGCGACCGGGCGAGTTCAAGCCGCCTCCGGAGTGCCCGGTGTTCGAGCCCAGTTGGGAAGAATTTGCAGACCCATACGCTTTCATCAATAAGATCCGTCCCATCGCCGAGAAAACGGGCATCTGCAAAGTCCGTCCGCCTCAG GGTTGGCACCCTCCATTTGCTTGCGATGTTGACAGACTTCATTTTGTTCCTCGGATCCAGAGGCTCAATGAACTGGAG GCTCAGACAAGAGTtaaactcaactttttggaccaGATTGCCAAATTCTGGGATTTGCAGGGATGTTCCCTAAAGATTCCCCACGTGGAGAGGAAGATTTTGGATTTGTACCAGCTAAACAAG TTAGTAGCAGAGGAAGGCGGCTTCGACATTGTCTGTCGGGACAGACGTTGGACCAAGATTGCCATGCAGATGGGCTTTGCCCCTGGGAAAGCTGTTGGCTCACACTTGCGAGGGCATTATGAGAAAACACTCTACCCCTACAATCTCTTTCAAAGTGGCGCAAATCTGTTG ACGCCAGAGGCAGCTTCCAAACTGATGCGTTTGGAGGCTGATCCTGAGCTCGAAAAG TGTGTTCAAAAGCCTGTCCATCCCGAGGAAAGTGCCGAGAGTATGGCACAGGTTGACACCAAAGAGCACAAACTGCCCGAGCCACTTCAAAGGCAGCCCATCCAGACGCCCAATTCTTGCCCTAATGCTCGAAGAGGAAAACGCATGAAGtatgag TCTGTATGTGTGAAGACTGAACCAGGCGAGCCAGGCGAGAATCGTCCGAACTTGAGGAGGAGGATGGGCTCTTTTGTTGCCAAGCCGGAACCAG AAAAGGAGATTCCCATTCAAGTAAAACTGGAACCAGTTGAAATCAAGGAACCAGTTATTGAGGAGGACAAATTCAAGCAACGCTACAAAAAATACCTCCCACCTCTTCCTCCGAATCCA GTGGATCTGGTGGTGTGTCTGGTTTGTGGCAGTGGGGGAGACGAAGACCGCTTGTTACTATGTGACGGTTGTGACGACAGCTACCATACTTTTTGCCTCATCCCCCCTCTGACCGACGTCCCCAGAGGAGATTGGAGGTGCCCCAAGTGTCTGGCTCAG GAATGTAGCAAGCCTCATGAAGCGTTTGGCTTTGAGCAAGCTTACAGGGACTACTCCCTACGGGCTTTTGGGCAAATGGCAGATGCATTCAAATCCGATTATTTTAACATGCCAGTTCAT ATGGTACCTACAGAGTTAGTGGAGAAAGAATTCTGGCGCTTGGTGGGAGCCATCGAGGAGGACGTTACTGTCGAATATGGAGCTGATATTGCGTCAAAGGAGTTTGGGAGCGGATTCCCCATTCCCAATGGGAAATTTAAGGTTTCTCCTGCTGATGAG AAATACCTCAAGTGTGGGTGGAACCTCAACAACATGGCAATGATGAATCCATCCGTCCTCACACACGTGACAGCGGACATCTGTGGAATGACATTGCCGTGGCTTTACGTTGGCATGTGCTTCTCCTCCTTTTGTTGGCACATTGAGGACCACTGGAGCTACTCCATCAACTACCTCCactg GGGGGAGCCCAAAACCTGGTACGGAGCGCCCGGGTTTGCTGCAGAGCAGTTAGAAGACGTGATGAAGAAACTAGCCCCAGAACTGTTTGAGTCTCAGCCTGACCTCTTGCACCAGCTGGTCACCATCATGAATCCTAATACCCTGATGGCCCACGGTGTCCCG ATTTATAGAACGAATCAGTGCGCTGGAGAATTTGTCGTCACGTTTCCCAGAGCCTACCATAGTGGCTTCAATCAAGGCTTCAACTTTGCCGAGGCAGTCAACTTCTGCACGGTTGATTGG ATGTCTCTCGGTAGGCAATGTGTCAATCACTATCGCACGCTACACCGGTACAATGTCTTCTCCCACGACGAGATGGTGTGCAACATGGCAGCAAAAGCAGAGACCCTCGATGTGGTTCTAGCATCTGCTGTCCATAAAGACATGGCCGTCATGATCATGGAAGAGCAGGAATTAAGGGAAAAAGTGTCAAAAATG GGCTTAGTGCAGTGGCAGGAGGCAAAATACGATCATCTGCAGGATGACGAGCGACAGTGCGCCAAGTGCCGGACCACCTGTTACCTGTCTGCCATCACCTGTCCCTGTAGCCCAGGAGTACTGGTCTGTCTGCATCACATCACTGACCTGTGCTCCTGCCCGGTTACCAACTACACACTGAA TTACAGATACACACTGGAGGAACTGCTGCCCATGATGAATGCCTCGAAGCAGCGTGCCGAACAGTATGATGCGTGGGCCTCTCGTGTGTCAGAGACTCTGGAAGCTAAACTGGAAAAGAAGAAAG GCTTGCCAGTTTTTCGCACTCTCCTTGCTGAATCTGAGTCTGAAGGCTTCCCTGAAAACGACCTTCTGCGTCGGTTGCGTATGGTCACCCAAGATGCAGAGAGGTGCTCCTCAGTGGCACAGCAGCTGTTGAATGGGAAAAGGCAGACCAG GTATCAATGTGGCGTCGGGAAATCCCGCAGCCAGTTGACCGTGGAGGAGCTTAGTTCGTTTGTGAGGCAGCTGTATAACCTCTCCTGCAGCCTCACTCAAGCCCCCTTGTTGAAG GAACTCTTGAATCGCATTGAAGACTTCCAGCAGCATAGTGAGAAGGTCCTGGCCGATGATGCTCCCAGCGTGGCTGAGATCCAGAGCCTGTTAAATGTCAGCTTTGACTTTGACGTGGACCTGCCTGAGCTGCCGCGCTTGAGGGAGCGACTAGAACAGGCCCGCTGGCTGGAGGGAGTGGAGCAAGCCAGCGTCCAGCCCGCAAGCCTGACTTTGGAAACCATGCGAAGACTCATCGACCAAGGCGTGGGCTTGGCACCTCACTCGTCCGTGGAGAAAGCCATGGCACAGCTTCAGGAGCTTTTGACGGTGTCGGAGCACTGGGAGGACAAGGCGAGCAGTCTTCTGAAAGCCAG ACCACCTCACTCCATTGAGACCCTGAGTGCTGCAGCCGAGGAGGTTTCTGGCATCTCCTCTCACCTCCCTAACTGCCTCcttctgaaagacaccatccgaaAAGCTCTAGAGTGGCTTCAGGAAGCCGAGGAGCTTCAG GCTAATGACCGCGTACTTATGTTGGACGACCTATCTGACATGGTGCTACGAGGCCAAGCCATTCAAGTCCATCTGGAGCCCTTAGACAGACTTGAGACTTTAATGGCAGAAGTACAAGAGTGGAAAGAATCTGCTGCTTCCATTTTCCTTCAAAAAGACTCAGCCCGTACCCTGCTTGAG GCTTTGTGTCCAAGATGTGAGGTTGGAAATGAAGATTCTCCCAAGAGGAAGGCCAAAAAAGGGAAGGAATCATCGAAGAGTAACAAGAAGAAAACTCTCAGGCTCAACACTGTCAGTGATGTGGAGAAAGCGCTTTCAGAGGCCAAAGATTCTGCCTCTGTC AATGCGACTCTGGAGGCGCTGCGGGTCAGGGAGATGGAGGCCTTCTGTCATCTGAGAGTAGCAAACGAGTCAAAGCTCCTCCCCACTGCCGACTGCACCGACTTGAAAGTGTGCGTCTGTCAGAAGGCGCTGATGGGAGCGATGCTGCAGTGTGAACTCTGCAGGGACGCGTTCCACAGCGTTTGTGTCAGGGACCAATCAGATCTCAGCGAGACACCGCCGTGGCTGTGTCCCCAGTGCCAGAGATCCAGAAAACCGCCACTGAACAAAGTTCAGCCTCTGCTCGCATCCCTGAGGCGAATCAGGGTTCGACTGCCCGAGGGGGACGCACTGCACCACCTGGTTGAGAGGACAGTTAACTGGCAACATCGCGCACAGCAGATTCTACAGTCTTGCCATTTGACAGAACTGGAAAATGGAGCCCAAACGCCCCCAATTCTGACCCGTTGTGCATCAGACCCCTCCGACACTTACACTAACTCTCAG GCCCCGTTTTTAACCCCAGAGTGGAACAAGACAAATCATGCTCAGACTGTGTTTTATACCGAGCAGAGATGCATTCCGCTGCAAG GCTTGAATCAGGATCTGGAGGAGCTGATGGTGGAAGGTCTCCTCCTGCAGGTATCACTGCCAGAAGTCCAGACCCTACACCATGTTTTATTGGACAGAGCCACGAGCCAGCACACAGTGTCTCCAGCACGGGACGACACCAGCAAACATGTTCCGTTTCACTCTCAGGGAAAAAAACTTAACCAG GATACTAATGGGAGGGACTCTCTAATGGTGCCAGAGAAGAAAGCAAAAAGGCATTTGGCTGTAAACGGAGAGCGCAGAGCAAGGGACAGAAAGCATTCTCACAAAAGacagaagatgaaccaaaaGGAATTACAGCGCAGGCCAACCTCCAACTCGTCCTCACCGCGTTCCGATATCTCACAGTCTGACGAGTCTGATGAGGACATGGCCGTGTGCCCCGCCGAGAGATGCCAGCTTCCTGAGGGAAATGAG GTGGACTGGGTCCAGTGCGACGGCAGCTGCAACCAGTGGTTTCACCAAGTATGCGTTGGTGTTACGACTGAAATGGCGGAGAAGGAGGACTACATTTGTGTCCAATGCACACTGAGCAACTCGTGCATGACAGAATAA